In a genomic window of Pelodiscus sinensis isolate JC-2024 chromosome 32, ASM4963464v1, whole genome shotgun sequence:
- the LOC102463864 gene encoding butyrophilin subfamily 1 member A1-like isoform X2, whose protein sequence is MRYHEEARRCLFLRLPSVAASSLPGCIFLILLPALGVDSAWFQVVGPGVPVAAMVGGEIMLPCHLSPPMSAASMEVLWYRTQHSPFVHLYLNGTGNAHGQMPEYRGRTELSKAGMANGSVALRLRGIRASDEGQYTCFVRSSSFYADATLELTVAGVGSSPFISVEDHHLGGIRVVCRTAGWYPEPEMLWKDPRGQLLSPLSETKSKGDSGLFEIQTSIIVKRNTHQNLTCCVQSQRLNQEKEATIHIADSFFPRVSPEVVCLYLLLSILFFSVLALCVLKRKDAFEKPAPVIKPRNSALVLIYFSGKLVLEIGWRKALAQAAKVTLDAETAHPELVVHQDRKSVRLGSERQNLPDVPQRFDTFRCVLGREGFTAGRHYWEVEVGPGGRWWAVGVVKESVARKGWHKWTSATGIWAVQHRGSFLQAYTNPVTRLAVNGNPRKIRISLDYEGGQVAFFNAEKNTPIFSFPMASFHGEKLFPFFWVGDTGSELTLFP, encoded by the exons TTATCACGAAGAGGCAAGACGCTGCCTTTTTCTCCGGCTCCCAAGTGTTGCAGCCTCTTCCCTTCCTGGTTGCATCTTCCTCATCCTTCTCCCGGCTCTCGGAGTGGACTCAG CCTGGTTTCAAGTGGTTGGCCCTGGCGTCCCTGTGGCTGCCATGGTGGGCGGGGAAATTATGCTTCCCTGTCACCTGTCCCCGCCGATGAGCGCCGCGAGCATGGAGGTGCTGTGGTACCGCACTCAGCACTCTCCGTTTGTGCACCTGTATCTGAACGGGACAGGCAACGCCCATGGCCAGATGCCAGAGTATCGTGGGAGGACGGAGCTCTCGAAGGCCGGGATGGCTAACGGAAGCGTCGCCTTGAGGCTACGTGGCATCCGCGCCTCCGATGAAGGACAGTACACGTGCTTTGTGCGGTCGAGTTCCTTTTACGCCGATGCCACGTTGGAATTGACAGTTGCAG GTGTGGGCTCTTCCCCTTTCATCTCTGTTGAGGATCACCACTTAGGAGGGATCCGGGTGGTTTGTCGAACAGCAGGTTGGTACCCGGAGCCTGAGATGCTGTGGAAAGACCCTAGAGGGCAGCTTTTATCGCCACTCTCCGAAACAAAATCCAAAGGGGACAGCGGCCTGTTTGAAATACAAACTTCTATCATTGTAAAGAGGAACACGCACCAGAACTTGACATGTTGTGTACAGAGCCAGCGCCTCAACCAAGAAAAGGAAGCAACGATCCATATAGCAG ATTCCTTTTTCCCAAGGGTCTCTCCTGAAGTGGTATGTCTGTATCTGCTCCTGTCAATTTTGTTCTTCTCTGTACTTGCTCTTTGTGTTCTTAAAAGAAAag ACGCATTTGAGAAACCAGCTCCTGTGATTAAACCACGTAACAGCGCCCTTGTGTTGATTTATTTTTCAGGGAAGCTTGTTCTGGAAATCG GGTGGAGAAAGGCCCTGGCTCAAGCCG CGAAGGTGACTCTGGATGCAGAGACGGCGCATCCCGAACTCGTCGTGCACCAGGATCGGAAAAGTGTGAGGCTGGGCAGCGAGCGGCAAAATCTGCCTGACGTCCCCCAGCGGTTTGATACGTTTCGCTGTGTGCTGGGCCGGGAGGGATTCACCGCTGGGAggcattactgggaggtggaggtgggcccCGGGGGGCGCTGGTGGGCCGTGGGGGTGGTCAAAGAATCGGTGGCAAGGAAGGGCTGGCACAAATGGACTTCTGCGACGGGGATCTGGGCGGTGCAGCACCGGGGGAGCTTTTTACAGGCCTACACCAACCCTGTGACGCGCCTGGCGGTGAACGGGAACCCCAGGAAAATCCGGATTTCTCTGGACTACGAAGGAGGGCAGGTGGCATTTTTCAATGCGGAGAAGAACACGCCCATCTTCTCTTTCCCCATGGCTTCTTTCCACGGGGAGAAACTCTTCCCCTTCTTCTGGGTTGGGGACACAGGCTCCGAGCTCACATTGTTCCCCTAA
- the LOC102443376 gene encoding histone H1.11R-like translates to MRKITSVSHASTEVAAATSVVPKKRGRPSLPDLILRAVCFATARKGASLVAIKKALLTDGYDVQKNNGRLKAALSNLVSKGLLQRVTGSGVSGSFKLSKQQKGGALKTTQKKTAVKRPKPQIVARRTPKKINLPVARTAKGSKLAVKRPKAHRDPAKPKERPAVRGKAAVKRH, encoded by the coding sequence ATGCGAAAAATAACCTCGGTTTCCCACGCTTCTACAGAAGTAGCTGCAGCTACTTCTGTGGTGCCCAAGAAGAGAGGGAGGCCGTCTCTTCCAGATCTCATTCTCCGAGCTGTCTGTTTCGCCACAGCCCGTAAAGGCGCCTCTCTGGTTGCCATCAAGAAGGCGCTGTTGACGGACGGCTACGACGTGCAGAAGAACAACGGGCGCCTGAAGGCGGCGCTCAGCAATCTTGTTAGCAAAGGGCTCCTGCAGCGGGTCACGGGCAGCGGCGTCTCGGGGTCCTTCAAGCTCAGCAAGCAGCAGAAGGGAGGCGCCCTGAAAACCACGCAGAAAAAAACGGCCGTCAAAAGACCCAAACCCCAGATCGTGGCCCGGAGGACTCCGAAAAAAATTAACCTGCCGGTAGCTAGAACGGCAAAGGGAAGTAAATTGGCTGTTAAGAGACCTAAAGCGCACAGGGATCCGGCCAAACCCAAGGAGAGACCTGCAGTCCGCGGTAAAGCCGCTGTCAAGAggcattaa
- the LOC102463864 gene encoding butyrophilin subfamily 1 member A1-like isoform X3: protein MEPWICTAIRYHEEARRCLFLRLPSVAASSLPGCIFLILLPALGVDSAWFQVVGPGVPVAAMVGGEIMLPCHLSPPMSAASMEVLWYRTQHSPFVHLYLNGTGNAHGQMPEYRGRTELSKAGMANGSVALRLRGIRASDEGQYTCFVRSSSFYADATLELTVAGVGSSPFISVEDHHLGGIRVVCRTAGWYPEPEMLWKDPRGQLLSPLSETKSKGDSGLFEIQTSIIVKRNTHQNLTCCVQSQRLNQEKEATIHIADSFFPRVSPEVVCLYLLLSILFFSVLALCVLKRKGKLVLEIGWRKALAQAAKVTLDAETAHPELVVHQDRKSVRLGSERQNLPDVPQRFDTFRCVLGREGFTAGRHYWEVEVGPGGRWWAVGVVKESVARKGWHKWTSATGIWAVQHRGSFLQAYTNPVTRLAVNGNPRKIRISLDYEGGQVAFFNAEKNTPIFSFPMASFHGEKLFPFFWVGDTGSELTLFP from the exons TTATCACGAAGAGGCAAGACGCTGCCTTTTTCTCCGGCTCCCAAGTGTTGCAGCCTCTTCCCTTCCTGGTTGCATCTTCCTCATCCTTCTCCCGGCTCTCGGAGTGGACTCAG CCTGGTTTCAAGTGGTTGGCCCTGGCGTCCCTGTGGCTGCCATGGTGGGCGGGGAAATTATGCTTCCCTGTCACCTGTCCCCGCCGATGAGCGCCGCGAGCATGGAGGTGCTGTGGTACCGCACTCAGCACTCTCCGTTTGTGCACCTGTATCTGAACGGGACAGGCAACGCCCATGGCCAGATGCCAGAGTATCGTGGGAGGACGGAGCTCTCGAAGGCCGGGATGGCTAACGGAAGCGTCGCCTTGAGGCTACGTGGCATCCGCGCCTCCGATGAAGGACAGTACACGTGCTTTGTGCGGTCGAGTTCCTTTTACGCCGATGCCACGTTGGAATTGACAGTTGCAG GTGTGGGCTCTTCCCCTTTCATCTCTGTTGAGGATCACCACTTAGGAGGGATCCGGGTGGTTTGTCGAACAGCAGGTTGGTACCCGGAGCCTGAGATGCTGTGGAAAGACCCTAGAGGGCAGCTTTTATCGCCACTCTCCGAAACAAAATCCAAAGGGGACAGCGGCCTGTTTGAAATACAAACTTCTATCATTGTAAAGAGGAACACGCACCAGAACTTGACATGTTGTGTACAGAGCCAGCGCCTCAACCAAGAAAAGGAAGCAACGATCCATATAGCAG ATTCCTTTTTCCCAAGGGTCTCTCCTGAAGTGGTATGTCTGTATCTGCTCCTGTCAATTTTGTTCTTCTCTGTACTTGCTCTTTGTGTTCTTAAAAGAAAag GGAAGCTTGTTCTGGAAATCG GGTGGAGAAAGGCCCTGGCTCAAGCCG CGAAGGTGACTCTGGATGCAGAGACGGCGCATCCCGAACTCGTCGTGCACCAGGATCGGAAAAGTGTGAGGCTGGGCAGCGAGCGGCAAAATCTGCCTGACGTCCCCCAGCGGTTTGATACGTTTCGCTGTGTGCTGGGCCGGGAGGGATTCACCGCTGGGAggcattactgggaggtggaggtgggcccCGGGGGGCGCTGGTGGGCCGTGGGGGTGGTCAAAGAATCGGTGGCAAGGAAGGGCTGGCACAAATGGACTTCTGCGACGGGGATCTGGGCGGTGCAGCACCGGGGGAGCTTTTTACAGGCCTACACCAACCCTGTGACGCGCCTGGCGGTGAACGGGAACCCCAGGAAAATCCGGATTTCTCTGGACTACGAAGGAGGGCAGGTGGCATTTTTCAATGCGGAGAAGAACACGCCCATCTTCTCTTTCCCCATGGCTTCTTTCCACGGGGAGAAACTCTTCCCCTTCTTCTGGGTTGGGGACACAGGCTCCGAGCTCACATTGTTCCCCTAA
- the LOC102463864 gene encoding butyrophilin subfamily 1 member A1-like isoform X4 has protein sequence MVGGEIMLPCHLSPPMSAASMEVLWYRTQHSPFVHLYLNGTGNAHGQMPEYRGRTELSKAGMANGSVALRLRGIRASDEGQYTCFVRSSSFYADATLELTVAGVGSSPFISVEDHHLGGIRVVCRTAGWYPEPEMLWKDPRGQLLSPLSETKSKGDSGLFEIQTSIIVKRNTHQNLTCCVQSQRLNQEKEATIHIADSFFPRVSPEVVCLYLLLSILFFSVLALCVLKRKDAFEKPAPVIKPRNSALVLIYFSGKLVLEIGWRKALAQAAKVTLDAETAHPELVVHQDRKSVRLGSERQNLPDVPQRFDTFRCVLGREGFTAGRHYWEVEVGPGGRWWAVGVVKESVARKGWHKWTSATGIWAVQHRGSFLQAYTNPVTRLAVNGNPRKIRISLDYEGGQVAFFNAEKNTPIFSFPMASFHGEKLFPFFWVGDTGSELTLFP, from the exons ATGGTGGGCGGGGAAATTATGCTTCCCTGTCACCTGTCCCCGCCGATGAGCGCCGCGAGCATGGAGGTGCTGTGGTACCGCACTCAGCACTCTCCGTTTGTGCACCTGTATCTGAACGGGACAGGCAACGCCCATGGCCAGATGCCAGAGTATCGTGGGAGGACGGAGCTCTCGAAGGCCGGGATGGCTAACGGAAGCGTCGCCTTGAGGCTACGTGGCATCCGCGCCTCCGATGAAGGACAGTACACGTGCTTTGTGCGGTCGAGTTCCTTTTACGCCGATGCCACGTTGGAATTGACAGTTGCAG GTGTGGGCTCTTCCCCTTTCATCTCTGTTGAGGATCACCACTTAGGAGGGATCCGGGTGGTTTGTCGAACAGCAGGTTGGTACCCGGAGCCTGAGATGCTGTGGAAAGACCCTAGAGGGCAGCTTTTATCGCCACTCTCCGAAACAAAATCCAAAGGGGACAGCGGCCTGTTTGAAATACAAACTTCTATCATTGTAAAGAGGAACACGCACCAGAACTTGACATGTTGTGTACAGAGCCAGCGCCTCAACCAAGAAAAGGAAGCAACGATCCATATAGCAG ATTCCTTTTTCCCAAGGGTCTCTCCTGAAGTGGTATGTCTGTATCTGCTCCTGTCAATTTTGTTCTTCTCTGTACTTGCTCTTTGTGTTCTTAAAAGAAAag ACGCATTTGAGAAACCAGCTCCTGTGATTAAACCACGTAACAGCGCCCTTGTGTTGATTTATTTTTCAGGGAAGCTTGTTCTGGAAATCG GGTGGAGAAAGGCCCTGGCTCAAGCCG CGAAGGTGACTCTGGATGCAGAGACGGCGCATCCCGAACTCGTCGTGCACCAGGATCGGAAAAGTGTGAGGCTGGGCAGCGAGCGGCAAAATCTGCCTGACGTCCCCCAGCGGTTTGATACGTTTCGCTGTGTGCTGGGCCGGGAGGGATTCACCGCTGGGAggcattactgggaggtggaggtgggcccCGGGGGGCGCTGGTGGGCCGTGGGGGTGGTCAAAGAATCGGTGGCAAGGAAGGGCTGGCACAAATGGACTTCTGCGACGGGGATCTGGGCGGTGCAGCACCGGGGGAGCTTTTTACAGGCCTACACCAACCCTGTGACGCGCCTGGCGGTGAACGGGAACCCCAGGAAAATCCGGATTTCTCTGGACTACGAAGGAGGGCAGGTGGCATTTTTCAATGCGGAGAAGAACACGCCCATCTTCTCTTTCCCCATGGCTTCTTTCCACGGGGAGAAACTCTTCCCCTTCTTCTGGGTTGGGGACACAGGCTCCGAGCTCACATTGTTCCCCTAA
- the LOC102463864 gene encoding butyrophilin subfamily 1 member A1-like isoform X1 → MEPWICTAIRYHEEARRCLFLRLPSVAASSLPGCIFLILLPALGVDSAWFQVVGPGVPVAAMVGGEIMLPCHLSPPMSAASMEVLWYRTQHSPFVHLYLNGTGNAHGQMPEYRGRTELSKAGMANGSVALRLRGIRASDEGQYTCFVRSSSFYADATLELTVAGVGSSPFISVEDHHLGGIRVVCRTAGWYPEPEMLWKDPRGQLLSPLSETKSKGDSGLFEIQTSIIVKRNTHQNLTCCVQSQRLNQEKEATIHIADSFFPRVSPEVVCLYLLLSILFFSVLALCVLKRKDAFEKPAPVIKPRNSALVLIYFSGKLVLEIGWRKALAQAAKVTLDAETAHPELVVHQDRKSVRLGSERQNLPDVPQRFDTFRCVLGREGFTAGRHYWEVEVGPGGRWWAVGVVKESVARKGWHKWTSATGIWAVQHRGSFLQAYTNPVTRLAVNGNPRKIRISLDYEGGQVAFFNAEKNTPIFSFPMASFHGEKLFPFFWVGDTGSELTLFP, encoded by the exons TTATCACGAAGAGGCAAGACGCTGCCTTTTTCTCCGGCTCCCAAGTGTTGCAGCCTCTTCCCTTCCTGGTTGCATCTTCCTCATCCTTCTCCCGGCTCTCGGAGTGGACTCAG CCTGGTTTCAAGTGGTTGGCCCTGGCGTCCCTGTGGCTGCCATGGTGGGCGGGGAAATTATGCTTCCCTGTCACCTGTCCCCGCCGATGAGCGCCGCGAGCATGGAGGTGCTGTGGTACCGCACTCAGCACTCTCCGTTTGTGCACCTGTATCTGAACGGGACAGGCAACGCCCATGGCCAGATGCCAGAGTATCGTGGGAGGACGGAGCTCTCGAAGGCCGGGATGGCTAACGGAAGCGTCGCCTTGAGGCTACGTGGCATCCGCGCCTCCGATGAAGGACAGTACACGTGCTTTGTGCGGTCGAGTTCCTTTTACGCCGATGCCACGTTGGAATTGACAGTTGCAG GTGTGGGCTCTTCCCCTTTCATCTCTGTTGAGGATCACCACTTAGGAGGGATCCGGGTGGTTTGTCGAACAGCAGGTTGGTACCCGGAGCCTGAGATGCTGTGGAAAGACCCTAGAGGGCAGCTTTTATCGCCACTCTCCGAAACAAAATCCAAAGGGGACAGCGGCCTGTTTGAAATACAAACTTCTATCATTGTAAAGAGGAACACGCACCAGAACTTGACATGTTGTGTACAGAGCCAGCGCCTCAACCAAGAAAAGGAAGCAACGATCCATATAGCAG ATTCCTTTTTCCCAAGGGTCTCTCCTGAAGTGGTATGTCTGTATCTGCTCCTGTCAATTTTGTTCTTCTCTGTACTTGCTCTTTGTGTTCTTAAAAGAAAag ACGCATTTGAGAAACCAGCTCCTGTGATTAAACCACGTAACAGCGCCCTTGTGTTGATTTATTTTTCAGGGAAGCTTGTTCTGGAAATCG GGTGGAGAAAGGCCCTGGCTCAAGCCG CGAAGGTGACTCTGGATGCAGAGACGGCGCATCCCGAACTCGTCGTGCACCAGGATCGGAAAAGTGTGAGGCTGGGCAGCGAGCGGCAAAATCTGCCTGACGTCCCCCAGCGGTTTGATACGTTTCGCTGTGTGCTGGGCCGGGAGGGATTCACCGCTGGGAggcattactgggaggtggaggtgggcccCGGGGGGCGCTGGTGGGCCGTGGGGGTGGTCAAAGAATCGGTGGCAAGGAAGGGCTGGCACAAATGGACTTCTGCGACGGGGATCTGGGCGGTGCAGCACCGGGGGAGCTTTTTACAGGCCTACACCAACCCTGTGACGCGCCTGGCGGTGAACGGGAACCCCAGGAAAATCCGGATTTCTCTGGACTACGAAGGAGGGCAGGTGGCATTTTTCAATGCGGAGAAGAACACGCCCATCTTCTCTTTCCCCATGGCTTCTTTCCACGGGGAGAAACTCTTCCCCTTCTTCTGGGTTGGGGACACAGGCTCCGAGCTCACATTGTTCCCCTAA